CATGGCTCATCTGGGATCCAGACGGACGCGCGCAATGACGCTGCCCGTCGGATTGGCACTCACGGCCTCGCTCGGCTTCCTGCCGACGGGGACCGCCTCTGCCGCACCGGTGGACGCGCAGCCCACGGCGGCGGTGTCGACGGACGGCCCGAAGTTGTCGTACGTGGTCAACACGCGAGGCGGTCACGGCACCGTCAAGCAGGTGAAGAAGGCGATAGCCAAGGCCGGCGGCACGGTGGTGATCGCCTATGAGCAGATCGGCGTCATCGTCGTCCACTCGCAGAACCCGGACTTCGCGAAGTCGATCCGCCGGGTGCGGGGTGTCGATTCGGCGGGTGCCACCCGCACCAACCCCATCGTTCCGCAGGCCACCAAGGACATCGGGGTCGAGCAGCCGCTCACCGCGGAGCAGGCCGGGGCCGCGTCCGCGCAGGCGACGGCGGACCAGGATCCGCTGGAGCCGCTGCAGTGGGACCTGCCCGCCATCAAGGCGGACCAGGCGCACAAGAAGTCGCTGGGCAGCAAGAAGGTCACGGTCGCGGTCATCGACACGGGTGTGGATGACACGCACCCGGACCTGGCGCCGAACTTCGACCGCGGGGCCTCGGCGAACTGTGTGACCGGGGCGCCGGACACGACGGACGGCTCCTGGCGTCCGAAGACCGGTGAGAGCGACCACGGCACGCATGTCGCGGGCACCATCGCCGCCGCGAAGAACGGCATCGGCGTGACCGGGGTCGCGCCGGGTGTGAAGGTCGCCGGCATCAAGGTGTCGACCCCGAGCGGGTTCTTCTACACCGAGGCGGTCGTCTGCGGCTTCATCTGGGCCGCCGAGCACGGCGTCGATGTCACCAACAACAGCTACTACACCGACCCCTGGCTGTACAACTGCAAGAACGACCCGGACCAGGGCGCCCTGGTCGAGGCCGTCACCCGTGCCACGCGGTACGCGGAGCACAAGGGCACGGTCAATGTCGCAGCGGCCGGCAACTCGGCCGAGGACCTGGCCGCCGACGAGCTCGTGGACACGACCAGCCCGAACGACACCACCCCGGTCACCCGGACGATCAACCCGCGCGAGTGCTTCGACATCCCGACGATGCTGCCGGGCGTGGTGACGGTCTCCGCGACCGGCGCCAAGGGCCTGAAGGCCTCGTACTCGAACTACGGGAACGGCGTCATCGACGTGGCGGCCCCGGGCGGCGACTCGACGGTCTACCAGACGCCCGCACCGCCCGCCACGAGCGGTCTGATCCTGTCCACGCTGCCGGGCGGCAACTACGGCTACAAGGCCGGTACTTCGATGGCCTCCCCGCATGTCGCGGGTGTCGTGGCCCTGATCAAGTCGACGCACCCGCACGCCTCGGCGGCCGTGGTGAAGGCGCTCCTGACGGCCGAGGCCGACGCCACCGCGTGCGGCGCACCGTACGACATCAACGGTGACGGCACGGTCGACGCCGTCTGCGAGGGCGGCAAGTACCGCAACGGCTTCTACGGGGCCGGTGTGGTGAACGCGCTGAACGCGGTCCGCTGGTAGGGACTGCGGCGCGGCGGGAGGGTCCGGAGTCGTCGGCCGGCCCCTCCCGCCGTCTCTTTCCGGGTCGCCCCCGCTCCTCTTTCCGAGGGGTGGCACTCAGTGCCATAGTGCGGGAATGACTCATGCACCAAGGTCCGGCACGGAGCAGGCCTGGGCGGCGCTCGGCGGTGATCCCGCGCTTCTCGCGCACATCGGGACGGGCGGCCCCGAGGGTCTGCTGCCCGCCCGGCTGCCCGTCATGGAGCTGGCCCGTTCCGCCGTCGCGGTCTGCTCGCTGGCCGCGGCCGAGCTGGCCGCCCGCCGCACCGGGCGCCCCGTCCCGCGGGTCCGGGTCGACGACGGCGCGGTGGCCACAGCGTTCACGAGCGAGCGCCATCTGCGGATCGACGGGCGTGCACCGACCAACTTCGCCCCGCTGTCCCGGTTCTGGCGCACGGCGGACGGCTGGGTCCGTACGCACGCCAACTACCCGCACCACCGGGCCCGGTTGCTCGCCGCGCTGGAGTTGCCCGCGGACGTGCCGGACGACATCGCCGTGGACGCCGTCGCCGCCTCGTTCGCCGGGCGGCGCGGATCGGAGATCGAGCAGTCGGTGTACGCGGCGGGCGGCCTGGCCGTCGTCGCCCGTACGCCCGGGGAGTGGGCGGCCGACCCCCGGGGCGCCGCGGTCGCGGGCACGCCGCTGGTGGCCGGGGAACGCCTCGACGGCGCACCGGACCGCCGGACGGCGGCGCTCGCCGGTGAACCGCTGCTGCCCGCAGCCGGGTTGCGGGTGCTGGACCTCACCCGGGTCATCGCGGGGCCCGTCGCCACCCGTACGCTCGCGCTGCTCGGCGCGGACGTCCTGCGGATCGACGCCCCGCAGCTCCCGGAGAGCCCGGACGCGCACGGCGACACCGGATTCGGGAAGCGGTCGGTGGACCTGGATCTCGCCGGGCGCCCCGGCAGGGCCGCGTTCGACGAGCTGCTGGCCGGGGCGGACGTGGTCGTCATCGGCTATCGGCCCGGTGCGGTCGAGCGGTTCGGCCTGACACCGCAGTCCCTGGCCGCGCGCAGGCCGGGGCTGGTGATCGGGCGGCTCTCGGCCTGGGGGCACGGTCCGTGGGCCGAGCGGCGCGGCTTCGACAGTCTGGTGCAGGTGGCCACCGGCATCGCCTCGGCCGAGGCCACGGCCGGACCTGAGAACCCGCCCGGTGCGCTGCCCGCCCAGGCGCTCGACCACGGCACGGGTTATCTGCTGGCCGCCGCCGTGCTGCGCGCGCTGACCGAGCAGCACGAGGAGGGCGGCTCCCGGCTGGCCACGCTCTCGCTGGCCCGTACCGCGGCCTGGCTGCTCGACGAGCTGCCCGCCCGGCGGGAGGCCGAAGCCGGGGCCGTGGGGTCGTACGACCCGGAGAAGTGGCTCACGGAGACGGACAGTCCGCTGGGCCGGCTGCGTCACGCCCTGCCGCCGGTCTCCTTCGACGGATCCCCCGCGAACTGGTCGCGCCCGCCCGGCCCGCTGGGGGCGGACGCGACCGCCTGGCTCACGGCTTGATGAGCACCTTCAGCGCCGTGCGCTCGTCCATCGCCTTGTAACCGGCGGGGACGTCGTCGAGGCCGACGGTCAGGTCGAAGACGGGCGACGGGTCGATCGCGCCGGACAGCACGTCGGGGAGCAGCTCCGGAATGTAGGTGCGCACGGGGGCGACGCCGCCGCGCAGGGCGATGTTCCGGTCGAACATGACGCCGAGGTCCAGGCCGGTGCCGCTGCCGTGCGGCACACCGACGTAGCCGATGGAGCCGCCGTCGCGGGTGATCCCGACGGCGGTGCGCATCGACTGCTCGGTGCCGACGGCCTCGATCACGGCGTGTGCGCCCTCGCCGCCGAGCAGTTCCCGTACGACTTCGACGGCCGCCTCGCCACGCTCGGCGACGACGTCCGTGGCGCCGAAGGCGCGGGCGATGTCGGTGCGCACCTGGTGGCGGCCGAGCGCGATGATCCGCTCGGCGCCGAGCCGCTTGGCGGCCATGACGCCGCACAGTCCGACCGCTCCGTCGCCGACGACGGCGACCGTGGTGCCGGGCTTCACGCCCGCGCCGACGGCGGCGTGGTGGCCGGTGCCGAGCACGTCGGACAGGGCGAGGAGCGCGGTGAGCAGGTGGTCGTCGAAGGCTGCGGCGGCGGGGAGCTTGACCAGCGTGCCGTCGGCGAACGGGACGCGCACGGCCTCGCCCTGCCCGCCGTCGGAGCCGACCGAGCCCCAGAAACCGCCCTGTGCGCAGGAGGTGGTCAGGCCCTCGGCGCAGTACGCGCAGGTGCCGTCGGACCAGACGAAGGGCGCGACGACGAGGTCGCCGACGGCGAAGCCGGCCACCTCGGAACCCGCCTCCTCGACGATCCCGAGGAACTCGTGCCCGATGCGCTGGCCGGGCTGCCGGGCGGCCTCGCCGCGGTACGCCCACAGGTCGCTGCCGCAGATACAGGCCCGCAGGACCCGCAGCACCACATCGGTGGGCCGCTGGATCGACGGGTCCGGCACTTCCTGCACACGTATGTCGTGGGGGGCCTGGATGACGGTGGCGCGCATGCGTGGGGATCCTTGCTGATCTCAGATATTGATACTCCCTTCACGGTACGCCCCGGCTGTGACACCGATCCGTCCGGTACCGGGCGCGAGCGCTCCGACGGTCAGCAGGAACTGCGCCGCGACATAGGTGAGCATGACCCAGAAGTCGGGGGCGGGCAGCTGGGGCCAGTCGGCGATGCCGGTGGCGATCAGCGCGTCGGAGAGCAGGAAGAGCGCCCCGCCGACGGCCGCGTACCGGCCGAGGGTGCCCGCACGGTACGCCATAGCCGT
This sequence is a window from Streptomyces sp. NBC_01217. Protein-coding genes within it:
- a CDS encoding S8 family peptidase, whose translation is MAHLGSRRTRAMTLPVGLALTASLGFLPTGTASAAPVDAQPTAAVSTDGPKLSYVVNTRGGHGTVKQVKKAIAKAGGTVVIAYEQIGVIVVHSQNPDFAKSIRRVRGVDSAGATRTNPIVPQATKDIGVEQPLTAEQAGAASAQATADQDPLEPLQWDLPAIKADQAHKKSLGSKKVTVAVIDTGVDDTHPDLAPNFDRGASANCVTGAPDTTDGSWRPKTGESDHGTHVAGTIAAAKNGIGVTGVAPGVKVAGIKVSTPSGFFYTEAVVCGFIWAAEHGVDVTNNSYYTDPWLYNCKNDPDQGALVEAVTRATRYAEHKGTVNVAAAGNSAEDLAADELVDTTSPNDTTPVTRTINPRECFDIPTMLPGVVTVSATGAKGLKASYSNYGNGVIDVAAPGGDSTVYQTPAPPATSGLILSTLPGGNYGYKAGTSMASPHVAGVVALIKSTHPHASAAVVKALLTAEADATACGAPYDINGDGTVDAVCEGGKYRNGFYGAGVVNALNAVRW
- a CDS encoding CoA transferase gives rise to the protein MTHAPRSGTEQAWAALGGDPALLAHIGTGGPEGLLPARLPVMELARSAVAVCSLAAAELAARRTGRPVPRVRVDDGAVATAFTSERHLRIDGRAPTNFAPLSRFWRTADGWVRTHANYPHHRARLLAALELPADVPDDIAVDAVAASFAGRRGSEIEQSVYAAGGLAVVARTPGEWAADPRGAAVAGTPLVAGERLDGAPDRRTAALAGEPLLPAAGLRVLDLTRVIAGPVATRTLALLGADVLRIDAPQLPESPDAHGDTGFGKRSVDLDLAGRPGRAAFDELLAGADVVVIGYRPGAVERFGLTPQSLAARRPGLVIGRLSAWGHGPWAERRGFDSLVQVATGIASAEATAGPENPPGALPAQALDHGTGYLLAAAVLRALTEQHEEGGSRLATLSLARTAAWLLDELPARREAEAGAVGSYDPEKWLTETDSPLGRLRHALPPVSFDGSPANWSRPPGPLGADATAWLTA
- a CDS encoding zinc-dependent alcohol dehydrogenase family protein, translated to MRATVIQAPHDIRVQEVPDPSIQRPTDVVLRVLRACICGSDLWAYRGEAARQPGQRIGHEFLGIVEEAGSEVAGFAVGDLVVAPFVWSDGTCAYCAEGLTTSCAQGGFWGSVGSDGGQGEAVRVPFADGTLVKLPAAAAFDDHLLTALLALSDVLGTGHHAAVGAGVKPGTTVAVVGDGAVGLCGVMAAKRLGAERIIALGRHQVRTDIARAFGATDVVAERGEAAVEVVRELLGGEGAHAVIEAVGTEQSMRTAVGITRDGGSIGYVGVPHGSGTGLDLGVMFDRNIALRGGVAPVRTYIPELLPDVLSGAIDPSPVFDLTVGLDDVPAGYKAMDERTALKVLIKP